A genomic segment from Phragmites australis chromosome 6, lpPhrAust1.1, whole genome shotgun sequence encodes:
- the LOC133922944 gene encoding SNF2 domain-containing protein CLASSY 4-like, producing the protein MPEPPSSGSPRVVIFLDGDEDGRGGGGRCCAREEGAAISVGGVGRKLIKPELVDGVGRNREVPGARERALAAISPLTQNPRYPSSRLPVAAARPSGRPQADIIEISDDDGDVDDDCEFRGGMQLEKVLMNEGSGNGGRRVKEKPFDDLGCNRVHSAAPGSSTAKRKRKRESPGKYKADARRSHHVVAQNSGAPGAGRDAARLADEARSPRERKNWKSGEADRGCAGDRSLSGSAKEALVSSEESRGAPSKARLGGGTRSSGERKHGAAPVNFVGATVGSRIRSRARQQGRVQYATCSARVASDDREQVQAERGEEVEVDDDDTGGDDGVAQDSEREEDAEGEKREDGHGDSEDECREGKDSADAADGDDDDDKVEEEVGEKDLDEEGGNQEDSHSIYEDKTIGKGIEGRTRSKTKCNDKKLLRRGTYSKPYCIDLRDSTSESEEDIPPPVQPRGLLSSSEEYEEHSRKCIRARKKRQFKGPIASSDDSERERAFARYVGEGSSRKPKGASNQQAVREGCKNYLGSSPGYDGSNPGHVKRNGPNVKGPMNISNAQDDLSFKKNAHIAQLRKRCRASRAKAAYDELLNSLFAEWENHTDDSDPAHVQSGVSLPVVFSFGDEDEVVEKSENGKFQKELWREFDVALESIDIGSHGCEVGEITDGQKGPPGEATSCKNGKHDFTIDEQIGVWCKHCNVVDLEVRYVLPSMGKIPSEREPTINPELDSMFKEMLTLFEENDLLASNDNEGSCSFGARKAGSVWDLIPGVKEDMFPHQQDAFKFMWEKLAGSTQIEQLKGTMNIDTGGGCVISHAPGTGKTRLAITFVQSYLEQFPQSRPVIIAPRAMLATWEQEFRKWKVKVPFHVLNSTEINWSEDKIIQEQVEKNGTFARRLLTDKMNQNYRRLVKLGSWMNGTSIIGVSYSLFRKLANDGGMDGHKVRKVLLEKPDLLVLDEGHTPRNKKSLIWKVLANVRTEKRIILSGTPFQNNFEELYNTLCLVRPKDAILLEKDEGKDFWTSLRLSNITKANIEKIQKKLDPVVHIHKGNFLEESLPGLRETVVILNPLPRQKEIIAIIEKTAEMGTLDGEYKISLASVHPSLIICAKLSKKEAFLVDNSLLESLRLNPCEGVKTRFVLEIVHLCQVLNERVLVFSQYLEPLSLIMEQLKTKFNWTEDKEILQMSGNVLVKNRQAMMEAFNNMKSEAKVMLASTKACCEGITLVGASRVVLLDVVWNPSVGRQAIGRAYRIGQKKIVYTYNLIADGTKEMEKYNRQAKKEHMSKMLFSNEPQPGGCNMSPESTLNDMILGTMTAREDLKELFVEIRIENQTDGSIKF; encoded by the exons AAATCTCCGACGATGACGGCGACGTAGACGACGATTGTGAATTCCGTGGTGGGATGCAGCTTGAGAAAGTCCTGATGAACGAGGGGAGCGGCAATGGAGGGAGGCGCGTCAAGGAAAAGCCTTTCGACGATTTGGGCTGCAATCGGGTTCATTCAGCAGCGCCAGGTAGTTCTACCGCGAAGAGGAAGCGGAAGAGAGAGTCCCCCGGCAAATACAAGGCTGATGCGCGCCGCAGCCATCACGTGGTCGCCCAGAATTCGGGCGCTCCAGGGGCTGGCCGTGACGCCGCAAGGTTGGCCGATGAGGCCAGGAGCCCCAGGGAGAGGAAGAATTGGAAGAGCGGAGAGGCAGACAGGGGATGTGCAGGTGACCGGTCGCTCTCTGGCTCGGCCAAGGAGGCTCTCGTGTCCAGCGAGGAATCTAGGGGTGCTCCCAGCAAGGCGAGGCTTGGAGGGGGTACGAGATCAAGCGGCGAGAGGAAGCACGGTGCTGCGCCGGTGAACTTTGTCGGCGCCACGGTCGGGTCGAGGATCCGGTCACGAGCGCGTCAGCAGGGGAGAGTACAATATGCTACGTGTTCTGCTCGGGTGGCGTCTGACGACAGGGAGCAGGTTCAGGCTGAGAGGGGAGAAGAAGTGGAAGTGGATGATGATGACACTGGAGGTGACGATGGAGTTGCCCAAGATAGTGAGCGGGAAGAGGATGCGGAGGGGGAGAAGAGGGAGGATGGCCATGGTGATAGCGAGGATGAATGCAGAGAAGGCAAAGATTCTGCTGATGCTgctgatggtgatgatgatgatgataaggtggaggaggaggtaggGGAGAAGGATTTGGACGAGGAAGGTGGCAATCAAGAAGACAGCCATAGCATCTACGAAG ACAAAACCATCGGCAAGGGTATTGAAGGGCGGACACGATCAAAGACAAAATGCAATGACAAGAAATTGCTCAGGCGCGGAACGTACAGCAAGCCTTACTGTATTGATCTGAGGGACTCGACATCGGAGTCGGAAGAGGATATACCACCGCCGGTGCAGCCGCGAGGGCTACTGTCATCAAGTGAGGAGTATGAGGAACACAGCAGGAAGTGCATAAGAGCAAGAAAGAAGAGGCAGTTCAAGGGACCAATTGCCAGTAGTGATGACtctgagagggagagagcattTGCAAGGTATGTCGGGGAGGGATCTTCTCGCAAGCCGAAGGGGGCATCCAATCAGCAGGCTGTCAGGGAAGGTTGCAAAAATTATCTTGGTTCCAGTCCAGGGTATGATGGTTCCAATCCAGGGCATGTCAAACGCAATGGTCCAAATGTAAAGGGACCAATGAACATATCCAATGCACAGGATGATCTTTCCTTCAAAAAAAATGCGCACATTGCTCAGTTGAGGAAGCGCTGTCGAGCATCTAGAGCCAAGGCTGCATATGATGAACTACTCAACTCTTTGTTTGCTGAATGGGAGAACCATACTGATGATTCTGATCCTGCACATGTACAAAGTGGCGTCAGCTTGCCGGTGGTATTCTCGTTTGGGGACGAGGACGAAGTGGTAGAGAAATCAGAAAATGGTAAGTTTCAGAAAGAACTGTGGAGGGAATTCGACGTTGCCTTGGAATCCATCGATATTGGTTCTCACGGCTGTGAGGTG GGTGAAATTACTGATGGGCAAAAGGGTCCTCCAGGGGAAGCAACTTCATGTAAAAATGGGAAGCATGATTTCACTATTGATGAGCAAATAGGAGTTTGGTGCAAGCATTGTAATGTTGTTGATCTTGAAGTCAGATATGTTCTGCCCTCTATG GGTAAAATTCCTTCAGAAAGGGAACCGACAATAAATCCTGAGTTGGACTCGATGTTTAAGGAAATGCTCACTCTTTTCGAAGAAAATGATTTGCTCGCATCGAATGACAATGAAGGATCATGCAGTTTTGGTGCTCGCAAAGCTGGTTCAGTCTGGGATCTCATTCCTGGAGTCAAGGAAGACATGTTCCCGCACCAGCAGGATGCATTTAAATTCATGTGGGAGAAATTGGCAGGAAGTACTCAAATTGAACAGCTGAAGGGCACCATGAACATTGATACTGGAGGTGGCTGTGTGATTTCTCATGCCCCTGGGACTGGCAAGACCCGACTAGCAATCACATTTGTTCAATCCTACCTCGAGCAATTCCCGCAGAGTAGGCCGGTGATCATTGCTCCAAGGGCGATGCTGGCAACATGGGAGCAGGAGTTCAGAAAATGGAAGGTGAAGGTCCCATTTCATGTTCTAAATTCCACTGAGATCAACTGGAGTGAAGACAAGATCATCCAAGAACAGGTTGAAAAGAATGGAACATTTGCTCGGAGGTTATTGACAGATAAAATGAATCAAAATTATAGGCGACTGGTCAAGCTAGGGTCTTGGATGAATGGTACTAGCATAATTGGTGTGAGCTACTCGCTTTTCAGGAAGCTAGCGAATGATGGAGGCATGGATGGGCATAAGGTGAGGAAGGTGCTTCTTGAGAAACCCGACTTGCTTGTCCTTGATGAAGGGCACACACCAAGGAACAAGAAGAGTCTTATCTGGAAAGTTCTTGCAAATGTCCGCACCGAAAAGCGAATAATTCTATCGGGGACTCCATTCCAAAACAACTTTGAGGAGCTTTATAACACCCTGTGCCTGGTTAGGCCAAAGGATGCAATACTTCTGGAGAAGGACGAAGGCAAGGATTTCTGGACCTCTTTAAGATTAAGTAACATCACAAAGGCAAACATagagaaaatccagaaaaaacTGGACCCAGTTGTGCACATCCATAAGGGTAACTTCCTTGAGGAGTCTCTCCCAGGACTGAGAGAAACCGTTGTGATTCTGAACCCTCTTCCTCGTCAGAAGGAAATCATCGCAATCATAGAGAAGACTGCAGAAATGGGCACTCTTGATGGAGAATACAAGATCTCGCTTGCATCAGTGCACCCATCCCTCATCATCTGCGCAAAGCTGTCTAAGAAAGAGGCATTTCTGGTGGACAATTCTTTGCTAGAGAGTCTACGGTTGAATCCCTGTGAAGGGGTTAAGACGAGGTTCGTTTTGGAGATTGTCCATCTATGTCAAGTGCTAAACGAGCGAGTGTTGGTGTTCAGCCAATACCTTGAACCATTGTCCTTGATCATGGAACAGCTGAAAACAAAGTTCAATTGGACTGAAGACAAAGAGATCCTGCAAATGAGTGGAAATGTCCTGGTTAAAAATCGCCAAGCCATGATGGAGGCCTTCAATAACATGAAGAGCGAGGCCAAGGTAATGCTTGCATCAACCAAGGCCTGTTGTGAGGGCATAACACTTGTTGGGGCATCACGTGTGGTtctccttgatgtcgtgtggaaCCCTTCCGTCGGAAGGCAAGCAATCGGCCGAGCTTACAGAATTGGCCAGAAGAAGATTGTGTACACGTACAATCTGATTGCAGACGGCACGAAGGAGATGGAGAAATACAATAGACAAGCGAAGAAGGAACACATGTCCAAAATGTTGTTTTCAAATGAACCGCAGCCTGGAGGATGCAACATGTCACCAGAATCAACACTCAATGACATGATTTTGGGAACAATGACTGCACGTGAAGACCTCAAAGAATTGTTTGTAGAGATTCGCATTGAAAATCAAACTGATGGATCAATCAA GTTCTGa